TGAAGGTCAAAGACGTTACATCGAAACTTTTTCCGCCTACGCGAGGCAATTTCTTGGGGGACTGGAGAGACCTGATGTCGACAAGATTGAAGGCCTTTCTCCCGTAATCGCCATCGAACAGAAAACCACAAATAAAAATCCGCGGTCTACGGTAGGAACGGTGACAGAACTTTACGATTTCCTGCGCCTGCTCTTTGCGAGGGTTTCCGATGCTTACTCACTTTCCTCAGGCAGAAAACTGGTCAGCTATACCGAAGACCAGATTCTGGATGCCATCAAGGAAAATTACAAAGGGGAAAAAATTATGCTTTTAGCACCGGTGGTGCGCTCCAGAAAAGGACATTACCACGAACTTTTCGTGCAGATGGCGAAGAAAGGATACGGGCAGGCGAGAATTGACGGCGAACTTCAGGACATCGAATACGATCTGAAACTCGACCGGTACAAAACCCACGATATCGATATCGTTATCGACCGCTGGATTATCGGCGAAAGCGCCACAGAAAACCGCATGGAGAAATCACTCCGTACAGCGATGGAAATGGGTGAGGGAATTATAGGAATTCAAAAACTGGGCAGTACGGATATTGAATATTTTTCAAAAAACCTGATGGACGATGAAACCGGCCATTCTTTGGCCATGCCGGAACCGAACACATTCTCTTTCAATTCACCAAAAGGCAGCTGTCCGAACTGCAAAGGACTCGGAACCATCAAAAAAGTGAATGCCGATTATTTTGTAGAAAATCCGAAGCTGTCGATCAACCAGGGCGCTCTTTTGCCGTTGGAAGACATAAAATCTAACAAATGGATTTTAGGACAAATCAAAAATATTCTCGAAGTTTTCGATAAGGATCTTTCAACGCCGTTTAAGGAAATTCCGAAGGAAGCGCTGGAACTGATGTATTACGGCGCTCACAAAGACGTCAGCAAAGAACTGAAGCACGCCGGAATTACCAAAAAAATCAAAGTGAATTTTGAAGGTCTGGTTCCCACGATCGAAGAAATGATCGAGGATAAGGAAAGTTACGACGCAGTTTTGCTGGAAAGGCATTTTACCACCGAAGAAACCTGCCCTGAATGTAAGGGAACCCGCCTGCAACCCACAAGTTTATCCTTTAAAATTGACGGAAAAAATATTGCGGAAGTCAATGCGCTGAGTTTGGCCGATTTAAAAGAATGGCTTCATCAGGTCAGGCCGAAATTTTCTGAAAAAAATAAAATTATTGCCGATGAGATCTTGAAAGAAATCGAAACACGGCTTCAGTTTCTGCTTGATGTGGGTTTGGATTATCTAAGTTTGAGCCGCAGTTCCAGAACGCTTTCCGGTGGTGAGTCTCAAAGGATCCGGCTTGCGACGCAAATCGGTTCGCAGTTGGTAAATGTGCTTTATATTCTGGATGAACCTTCAATCGGCCTTCACCAGAGAGACAATGAAAGACTGATCAATTCTTTGAAGAATTTGCGTGACATTGGAAATTCCGTCCTTGTTGTTGAGCACGACAAAGACATGATTATGGAAGCCGACGAAATTCTGGATATCGGTCCGCGTGCGGGAAAATTTGGGGGCGAAATTCTTTGGCAGGGAAAGCCTGAAGATCTAAAAAAAGCAAAAACCATTACCGCAGATTATATTTCCGGAAAACGGAAAATTGAAATTCCTGAACAAAGAAGGGTAGGAAACGGAAAGTCCATCGTTTTAAAAGGTGCTTCCGGAAACAATTTAAAAAATGTAAATCTCACAATTCCGCTGGGTAAACTTGTTGTGGTGACAGGAATTTCAGGAAGCGGAAAATCTTCGCTCATCAACGGAACGCTTTACCCGGTTCTGAACCGGCATTTTTACCGCGCTGTACAGGAACCTTTGCCTTATAAAAGCATTGAAGGCCTTGATAATATCGATAAAATTGTGGATGTGGATCAAACGCCGATCGGCAGAACGCCGCGTTCCAATCCGGCAACTTATACCGGAATGTTCACCGATATCCGAAATCTCTTTGCCGAACTTCCCGAATCCAAAATCCGTGGCTATAAAGCGGGGAGATTTTCCTTTAACGTAAAAGGCGGACGCTGCGAAACTTGCCAGGGCGGGGGTTTGAAGGTCATTGAAATGAATTTTCTCCCTGATGTTTACGTGCACTGTGAAACCTGCAACGGAAAGCGCTTCAACCGCGAAACTTTGGAGGTACGTTACAAAGGAAAATCCATTTCCGATGTTCTGGAAATGACGATCGATGAAGCAGTGGAATTTTTTGCACCGATTCCCAAAATTTTTAATAAAGTAAAAACTTTGCAGGACGTTGGTTTGGGCTATATCACTTTAGGCCAGCAATCCACAACTTTGAGTGGTGGCGAAGCGCAGCGCATCAAACTGGCGACCGAACTTTCCAAACGCCAAACTGGGAATACGCTTTACATTCTGGATGAACCTACAACAGGACTGCATTTCGAAGACGTGAAAATTTTGATGGACGCGATCAACAAACTGGTAGATTTAGGCAATTCTTTCATCATTATTGAACACAATATGGATGTGATTAAATTGGCCGATTATATCATTGATGTTGGTCCTGAAGGCGGAAAACACGGTGGAACCATCGTTGCAGAAGGTACACCGGAACAGATCATTAAATCCAAAAAATCTTTGACGGGTAAGTTTTTAAAGAAGGAAATGTAGCATGAAATATCTAGAACAAAATTTCAAAAGGGATAAAAGATCATTCCAAATTACAGAGAAAGGAGTTCTTGTAAAATTGAATTCTAAAAATGAAATTCAACAATATGAAGTTCCATTTGAAGAAATCGGTACACAGACTCTTATTTATAGAAACTCACCAGATACAGCGGTTATTTTACTTTTATTTTCTTCATTGTTCAATATTATATTTTTGTTGGCTTTGCTTGATGACAGTTTTGGTTTAACAATTACAGGTGGCAAAATTGTACTCTTTATTTTTATAGTAATTTTTACCGTTTTGGTTGCCATTTTTGGAAAATCACTTAAATCGGAAAATATAAAAAAACTTGATGGTATCAAGCCTCTTTTATTCTTTTACGACCATAAATCCGAAAAAGAGGTTGATGGTTTTATTGCTGAAATTTTAAATTCAAAAAGAGATTTTTTCATAAAAGAATATTATAAAATTGATAATTTACTTCCTATTGAAGTTCAAAAAAACAGAATACATTGGCTTTATGAAAGTAAATATATTAATGAGGATGACGCGAAATTCATTTTGGAAGAATTAGATAGAAAAAGAATAATCGAAGGGCTGTAATATTACTGGGATTATGAATGAACTTTTAGATGTCACACTCCGATCGCTCGCCGTCTACCTTTTTATGGTTTTTGCGATCAGGCTTTTTGGTAAAAATCAACTCTCGCAGCTGAATGCAGGTGATGTAATTTTACTTTTGTTGATTTCCAATGCGGTACAAAATGCCATGGTTGGGCAAAACACCTCTTTGGAAGGCGGTTTGGTTGCGGCGCTGGTGCTTTTTGTGGCGAATTTCATTTTAAAGAAGTTCATGTTTAAAAATCAATACATCAGACATCTCATTCAGGACGAGCCTGAAATACTTATTAAAGACGGCATTGTTGACCTGCAGAAAATGAAACAGCAGGAAATCTCAGTGGAAGAACTGGAAGAAGCCATCCGCGAACACGGTGTGGAAAAAGCCGAAGACGTAAAACTCGCCATTCTGGAGGTGGACGGCAATATCAGCGTGATTTCAATGGATAAAAACAACGGTCATTCCACAAATTTCTCACGCCATAAAAGGAAATATCCAATAAAACCTCACAGGATTTAAATGAACTAAATTAATAAGACTTTCTTTAAATCAGCAAATTAAACACTAACAGAACTCCATCAGACAAAATGAATTACGAAATAAGAGAAATGCTTCCTACGGACGGAAAAAGGGTTTTAGAAATCTTCCAACAGGGCATTGACGGCGGTAATGCGACTTTTGACCGCGACGCGCCAACCTGGGAAAGCTGGGACATGAATTTCTTCCGTACCTGCCGCTGGATTCTTGAAGATGAAAACGAAAATACAGTGGGTTGGGCCGCTTTGAAGCCCGTAAGCTACCGCGACTGCTACAGCGGTGTAGCCGAAGTAAGCATTTATGTTGACAACGCCCATCAGGGCAAAGGTCTTGGAACTGTCCTTATGAAGAAACTTATTCTCGACAGCGAGGAGCACGGTTTCTGGACACTGCAGTCGGGTATCTTTCCTGAAAACTCAGCTTCGATTGCTGTTCATCAAAAATTAGGTTTCCGGACTGTAGGTACTCGTGAAAGAATTGCGAAAATGGACGGCAGATGGCGCGACATCCTTTTGATGGAGCGACGAAGTAATGTTGTAAAGTAATTTGTGTATTGTATAAATTTTCACGATTTGGCATGACAATTGAAAATTGTATTGCGAACATTGAATTTACTTAAAATGAAAGCAATATTTAAAATATTTTTAGTTGTCGGGCTGGGACTGGCACTGACATCATGTGGATCATCCGGTCCATACTACGGAAACCAATATCCGGACCGTTACCCTACGGGCTCCTATCCGGGCGGTGGCGTTTACAGAACTCCTGAAGGAACAGTTTACAGGCAGGGAGATATATACAGAGACGCCAATGGTAATGTTTACCAAAACGGTAGAGTAATACGTAGAGACGGGGTTTACGGCCGTCCGGGAATTCTTAGCAGAGGCGGTAATGTTTACGGAAACAATAAGCAGTTACCTCCGGGACAGGCCAAGAAAATCTACGGCGGAAGAGCTAAGGATTACGCACCTGGCCAAATGAAAAAGAGACAGGGCGGATATTATGAAAACGACAGAAGATGGAGAGACTATGATGATGATTATGGCAAAAATAAAGGTCGCCACAAAAATTACAAGAAGAAAAAATAGTCTATCGTAACAGGCACTAATGATAAAGCGGGAATTTTTTCCCGCTTTATTTTTTTTAACTATTCCTTATCGATGCTTCCCAAAACTTTTTGTGCAAACACGTTGAGTGCATCTTTTTCGGTCATACCGTTTTGCACGTTGGAGTGAACTTCCAGGGCACCGCAAATGTTGGTAATAAGCTCGCCGGCAACGTCCAAATCCTCTTGCGTCACACCTCTGAACTCGCTGAAGCTCTCTAAGACTTCTAGAGTTTTTTCAAGGTTTTCAGGATTCTGGCTTTGATAAAATTGTCTTATAATTGGAATTTTCATCTTATTTTAATTTAAAAAGCCTTCCATTTCTGAAAGGCTTTGGTTGTTATTTCAATTCGTTGAATAAATTATTTAAACCTTCAGCCTGGTTGGTCTGAACCTGATTTACCAGCTCACCGTTTTTAAAGATGGCAAATGTGGGCAAATTGTCAACTTTTGCTAATTTACGGCTCTCAGGCAGTTTCTCGGCGTCCACATAATAGAATGGGATATCCTCATTCTCGGAGGCCAGCTTTTTGAATTTTGGCTTCATGATTCTGCAGTTTCCGCACCATGATGCGCCGTATTGCACGACTACTTTTTCGTTCTGTGCAACAACATCCTGCAAAGTATCTTCTGTTAATTCGTTGTACATATTAATGATATTTTGTTTAATGTTTCACGTTCCCAAATCTGTAATTTCAAAATTTGAAAACTGATTTTTTGATTAGTGTTTTGAAAGATATTCAGCTGTAGAATTTCTGTCAGCGGTCATCGCTTCTTTACCTTCTTCCCAGTTTGCAGGGCATACTTCGCCATGCTTTTGAACGTGAGTGTAAGCGTCGATCAGTCTTAAAAATTCCTTTACGTTACGGCCAAGCGGCATATCGTTTACAGCTTCGTGGAAGATTTTTCCGGTTTCATCAATCAGGTAAGTTGCTCTGTAAGTTACGTTTGATCCTGTAAAAGTTTCGTTGCCTTCTTCATCGTATTCGAAATCCTGATCTACGATTCCAAGAGTGTTGGCCAACTGTCTGTGCATATCAGCAAGGATCGGGTAGGTTACACCTTCTATTCCGCCGTTGTCTTTGGGAGTGTTCAGCCATGCGAAGTGAACTTCGTTGGTGTCGCAGGATGCGCCGATAACTTTTGTGTTTCTGCTTTCGAATTCGCCTAAAGCTTCCTGGAATGCGTGTAACTCAGTCGGGCAAACAAAAGTGAAATCTTTTGGATACCAGAACAAAAGAATCTTCTGTTGGTTTTTTGTAGCTTCTTCAAAAATGTTAATCTTCAAGTCGTCACCCATTTCTGAAATTGCATCTACTGTGATGTTTGGGAATTTTCTACCTACTAATGACATAATATTTTGTTTTTAAAAGTTATTTCTACTGCAAATATAATAAGAAAATGTCTATTAAAAAATTTATTTTAATAAATAAAAACTATCATAGTTATTCTACGAGATTTCAACATGATTCAGGCAGTGTTGGATTCTTCTCATCGCCTCTGTCAAATCTTTTTCCGAAGCTGCATACGAAAAACGGATGCATTCGGGGCTGCCGAACGATACGCCGCCAACTGACCCTACATGGGCATGATCGAGCAGGAACATTGCGAAATCATCAGAATCTTTAATTTCTGTTCCGTTCAGTTTTTTACCGGTATAAAAGGAAATATCCGGATAGAAATAAAAGGCTGATTTAGGTAAAAGCACCTTAAACCCGGGAATTTCTTTCATTAAATCATAAACCAAATCCCTCCTTTTCTTAAACTCATCGATCATATATTTATACTCGGACGGATCAGTTTTTAGCGCCGTAATCGCAGCTCTTTGCGCGATGGTATTTGCACCACTCGTCATTTGTCCCTGAATTTTGTCGCAGGCTTTTGCGAGCCATTCCGGGCACGCCGAATAGCCGATTCTCCAGCCGGTCATCGCGTAACCTTTGGACATACCGTTGATCACCGCAACCTGCTCATAAATTTCAGGAAATGACGCGATGGATCTGTGCTTGGTTTCGTAATTGATAAATTCATAAATTTCGTCCGAAATCACCGTAACGTGCGGATTTTTCGCAATGACTTCCGCCAGGGCTTTCAGTTCATCATAAGTGTAATAACTTCCGGAAGGGTTGCACGGCGAACTGTACAGAAGCACTTTGGTTTTCGGTGTGATGGCTTCCTGCAGCTGCTCCGCCGTAATTTTGAAATCATTGACATAACTTGTTTTAATAAAAACCGAAGTCCCACCCATCATTTTCACCATTTCATCATAACTTACCCAATACGGAACCGGGAGGATCACTTCGTCGCCGTCATTAATCAAAGCTGCTAAAACATTGATGATTGCCTGCTTTGCACCATTGGAAACACAAATCTGTGATGGTTTATAGTCCAGGTTATTATCCCTTTTCAGTTTATGCGAAACTGCCTCACGAAGTTCAGGGAAACCGGGAACAGGAGAGTAGTGGCTGTAGTTCTCGTTGATTGCCTGGTGGGCTGCCTCTTTTATATTTTCCGGCACATCGAAATCGGGCTCGCCCAAGGTAAGGCTGATGACATCTATTCCGTTTGCCCTCATTTCACGGGCTTTATTACTCATCACAAAAGTCTGCGAATAACTGAGGCGATTCAGGCGGTCTGATAATTTTTCCATTAAAATTCTTGTCTGCTCCTAGCAAAGATAAGGACAAAAACCTGTTTAAAAAAGTAAAGTAAATGCTAAATTTACTCACTGAAAACTTTTACAACAACACAAAAACAATGAAATACTCATTCAAGAACGATTATTCCGAAGGCTGCCATCCGAGGATTTTAGAACGCTTAATTGAAACCAATCTCGCGCAACAAAACGGCTATGGGCTCGATGAATATTGTCTGGAAGCTGAAAAGCTTATCCAGCAAAAAATCAATAATCCAAAAGCGAAAGTTCATTTCATTTCAGGTGGAACCCAGGCGAATCTGATCGTTATTTCATCTGTTTTACGGCCCCACGAAAGCGTGGTTTCTGCCTTTACGGGGCATATCTTTACCAATGAAAGCGGTGCAATAGAAGCGACCGGACATAAAGTTCACGGCGTAGAAACAGCTGATGGTAAGCTTCGTCCTCAGGATATTCAGGAGGTCTTGGATGTACACACCAACATACCGCATCAGGTGCGGCAAAAGGTGGTTTATATTTCAAATTCCACGGAAATAGGAACAGTGTACAGCAAAAAGGAACTTCAGGAGTTATCTGACTTTTGTAAAGGAAAGAACCTTTATTTGTTTATGGACGGCGCGAGGCTGGGACACGCTTTAACTGCCGAAACCAATGACTTGACGCTGGAAGAAGTGGCCCAACTTGTTGACGTTTTCTACTTGGGAGGAACAAAAAATGGAGCTCTGATCGGCGAGGCCATCGTCATCGTCAATGAAAAACTGCAGGAAGAATTTGGCTTCCACATCAAACAGAGAGGCGCAATGCTGGCGAAGGGAAGATTGTTAGGAATTCAGTTTCTGGAACTGTTGAAAGATGATCTGTATTTTAAGCTTGCCGCTCATGCCAATCAGCAGGCGATGAAACTCAAAGCCGCGTTTATGGAGATCGGTTGCGGATTCCTTACAGAAACGTTCAGCAATCAGATTTTTCCCGTTTTAAAAAATGATCAGATCGAAAAACTTTACCAAAATTATGATTTTTATGTCTGGAAGAAGATCGATGCTGAAAAGTCGGCAATTCGCTTGATCACGTCCTGGGCTACACAGGATGAAATTATCGAAAGATATATACAGGAAATTAAAAAACTTTGAATAAGGGCTGGGCGCTCATTTATCTTGCCCGAGCTGGGCTACATTCCTGCTCTGTACCACTTTCCTAAAATCTCAGATGATTGTATAAAAAAAAGGAAACCAAGTCTGAGTTGGTTTCCTTCTTTTGAAATATAAAAAACTATAGATTAGTTGGTTGCCTTATCTATTTCGTTTTTTGCATCACTCGCGGCATCTTTGGTTGCATCCCAAGCATCGTCAGCTGCGTCTTTGGTGTTATCCCAGGCGTTTTCTGCCCAGTCTTTGGTTTCTTCCCAAGCATTTGATACCGCATCTTTAGTGTCTTCCCACGCATCTGAAACATTTTCTTTTGCACGGTCCATCCAGCCTTCTGCAGTTGGCTCAAGATTCTTTTCGCGCTGTTCGCGGATATAGTCCTTAGCTCTGTCTGCATAATCGTTTACTGTCCATTTTGCTTTTTCAACCGCATTTTCTGCTTTGTTGTAATCTTGGTTGTCCATAATTTTGTGATTTAAAAAATTAATATTTTATTGATTTATTGTTATGTAAAACTATACAATTTTAAGGCTCAAAAGAGTTAAGGTTATGTTAAACCACTTTAAAATGGAAATTATGTAAATTTAAATTTAAAATACTGAAAATGGAAAAAATAAGGTGCGGCTGGTGCGAAAAGGACGATTTGTATAGGGATTACCATGATCATATCTGGGGAAAACCGGTGTATGACGATGAGACTATTTTTGAGTTTATGACCCTTGAAAGTTTTCAGGCGGGACTGAGCTGGTACACCGTACTTTCGAAACGGGAGAACTTTAAAAAAGCATTTGATGATTTCGATTATAAAAAGATTGCTGCCTATGACGAAGCAAAAGTGGAAGAGCTGATGAAGAATACGGGAATCATCAGAAACCGCATGAAAATAACGGCCACGATCAATAATGCGCGAAGGTTTATGGAGGTGCAGAAGCAGTTCGGGACCTTCTCAAAATACATCTGGAGTTTTGTGAATGGCCAGCCCATCATCAATCACCCCAAAACACTAGAAGATGTGCCGGCGACATCGGAAATTTCGGATGCCTTGGCAAAGGATTTAAAAACGCGCGGATTCAAGTTCATGGGTTCCACAGTCGTTTACGCACACATGCAGGCGACAGGCATGATCTGTGATCACTTGGTGGATTGCCATTGTAAGTGAAAATGCCGTGCAGTTTAAAAAGTAAGGTGCCTTTGAGCATTAGAATATATATTCAACGTAAACTTTAGTAATACTGTGTTTAACTAAAAGCGATCCAAAAAAAGAGACTCTTCCGAAGCCTCGCCACTCGCTTTGAATTTTTCCGTCGATTAAGCACGTAAAACTCAAAAAAAACTCCCGAAGCTTCCGTTCAAAAGTATCTTCATGCTGTAAACTTTTACAACATAAAATTTTTCTCACGTTTGCTGCAATTGCAGTTTGGGTTGCATGGAGAATCCAAATTTTCGCGGTCCCCGTTGGTTTTTGGGGGATCTTACACGTCATTAAAAATAATTTGGCTTGTTCAAAATGATCCGGTAAAAAAAGAGGCAGAATATAACTGCCTCTTTAGCTGATTAACATATCAGTAGTAATATCCGATGTCATCCAAATAGATGTCGTTTGGTTCTCCTTGAGCGTGATTAAATGTTAAATTCATTGTTGCAGGAGCAGATGCAAGTCCAAATTCGGACCATGGAATTTCAATATACTTATAATCTGTTTCTGAACTAATCGTTGGAGTGGCAGCCCAGCTATAGTTTAATATGAGTTTGATTCCGTTACTGATTGGAGCTGCGGATTTTATGTAGAATCTAATCCCTTTAGACGCAGAAGGTATATTAGGGCTGTTATCAATCTGGAAAGCAGACCATGCCTTCGCGTTCCACTGAATTGCTTTTTCTCCCTGTTTGATGTTCGCCGGGTTATCGCTGTATGCAATATTATAAGTGTCTCCAGCCCATGTTGAGTTCGAAATACTGCCATAAAACATATCGTCGTAAATTGAAGTTCCAACCTGAGATGTATAGGCAGAAGTTCCGGATAATGTTGTTACAGAAACTTTTTTACCCTGTGATCCGTTGGGTAAAGTAAATTCTCAAGAGCTAATGGAGCTCAAATTTCAAGTGAATTAGCTATATGCTACAATAACGCTCTTGGATTTGCTTTATTTAAAATAAAAAAACCGTCTCAATCATTCTTTTTGAGGCGGTTTATTATGGTTTTTACTGCTTTACTTTAAGTTATTTTGCCGTTTTTGCTAAATTGTGAAGAGGTTATTTCCGGCTGCACATCAGCAGGGAGATTTTTTGCCTTTTCCTTTTTATACACTTCCGAACGGAGCAGCGTGCTGGAAAACCGATGGTGCCTTTTGTTATAATAAAGCGTGATTCCATTTTCTTCACAGAAACTTCTTCCAGTAAAATTCTTGTCTTTGTATTCATCCCCCAGAATCCGGATGTCTATCTGATACAGTTTCAGAATATCTTCCAGATCTCTTTCCGTGGTGTAGGGAATAATTTCATCTACATATTGGCAGCCCTTCAGCTGTGTGTACCGCTCTACAACGGTCTGCACCGGTTTGTTTTTTTCCGGCCGGTCAATAGTAGGGTCGGTTTGAAGGCCTACAATGAGATAGTCGCACTGGGATTTGGCTTCAGCCAGCATTCTTATATGCCCGGCGTGCAGCAGATCAAAGCAACTGAAAGTGATGCCGGTTTTTATTTTTCGTGATTTCATAATCTTCTTTTTTTAAGTTGAAAAGATGAGGGTGTTGGTTCAAAATTGAGATTTCTTTTTGGAGACAAGCAATAGATTCCTGATGAGGAATTCTGTTTCCCTGGATGTCCAAATCATAGAGGCCACATTGGCTGTAAGCGGAAAGATCATCCCAGTCCGGCCTGTCAGTTACGGGATAAATGCAAATGCCCTGAAAATCGATCCCGTTTTTCAGAACAATACGGCATTGCTCGCTAATTTCTTCCAGCCAAGGTACTCTTCCTTCTCCAAAGTGGCCCGTTTCGGAGAGAAAAATCGGTTTCTTATAACGCTCATAGGCTGCTGTAAGGAGATCACTCAATGGGATACGCTCGTTATTGTTATCGGGCCAGAAGAGACTGTTGGCATTCCCGCGCCACTGACAGTTCCAGTAATAATTGAAGCCGAGTATTTCCAGAAAACTTTCATCGCCTCCCAGTTCAGGGCACATGCGTCCGCCGATGATGTCCATCGCTTCAAACTGATATTCGTTTTTTCGGAAAAGGTCTTCGTCTGCTTCGCCGTCGCTGTGAATTTTGATCAGGGGTTCTACCAGTACAATCTTGCAGTCGGGAAGTTCTTCTTTCATCGCTTTAATTCCCTGTATTGCTGCCTTGCATAGGTGATATTTCATGTCCCAGCCGCTGTTCACAGCAAAAGGCACGGTTCCCCGGTCATCTCCCGAAAACCAGGAAAGAAAACTTATCTCATTCACAGGAACAACAAACAAAGGACCGGCACTGTTTTCAAGATAAAACTTTGTGAAAGCACGGCACAGGTTTTCAAAACGGTCTGCAAAATGAGGATGAGTAGGGTAGAGTGCGTCCGGATATCCAAAATGGATCAGATCCCAGATTTGCTGAACTCCGTGTTTCTGCGCTGCATTCATTCTTTTCCCAACTTCAGAAAAATCATAAACTCCGGGATACTGTTCCACTTCACTCCAGCAAATTCCTTCTCGTACAGTGAGGATTCCAAGATTCTTAAGCAGAATATAATCTTCTTCCGCACGAATGTCATGCTGGGTTTCTTTCAGGAGATTGACACGCTGCCCCGTTCGGTTGATGTGGTCGGCACATTCAAATCCTCCCATAAAATAACTTTTAAACAAAGGATTTGTCATGCGGTTTCAGATTTGATGCTTCTAAACTGTTAAACAGGTCGAGGGCATTTCTGAATGCCTGATCCATATTAAAATACTTATAGTTAGCCAGCCTTCCTACGAAATATACATTCTGTAACAGATCGGCTTTCTCCTTGTATTTCTCGTAAATCTGCTGATTTCTTTCGTTCGGAACCGGATAGTAAGGTTCGCCAGTGTCTACAGTATACTCTTTTACAATACTGGTTTTGGGAGACTGCTGATTCCCGAAATGTTTGTATTCTATAATTCTGGTATAATCCACTTCTTGGCCTGGATAATTCACTACAGAATTTTCCTGAAAAAACTCCTGATCCAAATGTTCGGTAACAAAATTAATGGATCGATATTCGAGCTTTTCCATCATCTCATCCTGAAATTCAAAAAAACGGTCAATCGGCCCGGTATAAAACAACTTTTCGAAACCCTCAAACTGATCCTTTACATCGAAATAATCCGTATTCAGCATCACGGTAATGTTAGGATGGTTCAGCATATTTTCAAAAACTTTTGTATATCCGCCTTTAGGTAATGCCTGGTACGTGTCGGAGAAATAACGCCCGTCGTGGTTGTAACGCACCGGTATTCTTTCCAGCACTGAAGCATTGAGTTCTTCCGGATATTTGTCCCATTGTTTTTTCGTGTAATGTTTAAACATTTTCTCATACAGCACAGGCCCCACTCGGTTCATAACGGCTTCTTCTCCATTTTTAGGTTTATCAAAAGGAATCCGGTTTTTATCCAGCCAGGCTTTCATTTCGTCTTCCGTACTGATGTTTTCGCCAAATAAGATGTTTACCGTATCGATATTGACCGGAATTGGAACGGTTTTATTATCTACTCTTGCAATGACTTTGTGCTCCCACGGATACCACTCTGCAAAACGCTGTACGTATTCCCATACACCGGCATCATTGGTGTGAAACAAGTGAGCTCCATACTTTGAAACCAAAATTCCATTCTCATCATATTCATCGTAGCAGTTGCCTGCGATATGGCCTCTTTTTTCAAGAACCACAACTTTTTTTCCGATAGAAGCGTAC
The sequence above is a segment of the Chryseobacterium taklimakanense genome. Coding sequences within it:
- a CDS encoding DUF6952 family protein, with product MKIPIIRQFYQSQNPENLEKTLEVLESFSEFRGVTQEDLDVAGELITNICGALEVHSNVQNGMTEKDALNVFAQKVLGSIDKE
- a CDS encoding peroxiredoxin, producing MSLVGRKFPNITVDAISEMGDDLKINIFEEATKNQQKILLFWYPKDFTFVCPTELHAFQEALGEFESRNTKVIGASCDTNEVHFAWLNTPKDNGGIEGVTYPILADMHRQLANTLGIVDQDFEYDEEGNETFTGSNVTYRATYLIDETGKIFHEAVNDMPLGRNVKEFLRLIDAYTHVQKHGEVCPANWEEGKEAMTADRNSTAEYLSKH
- a CDS encoding thioredoxin family protein — encoded protein: MYNELTEDTLQDVVAQNEKVVVQYGASWCGNCRIMKPKFKKLASENEDIPFYYVDAEKLPESRKLAKVDNLPTFAIFKNGELVNQVQTNQAEGLNNLFNELK
- a CDS encoding GNAT family N-acetyltransferase; its protein translation is MNYEIREMLPTDGKRVLEIFQQGIDGGNATFDRDAPTWESWDMNFFRTCRWILEDENENTVGWAALKPVSYRDCYSGVAEVSIYVDNAHQGKGLGTVLMKKLILDSEEHGFWTLQSGIFPENSASIAVHQKLGFRTVGTRERIAKMDGRWRDILLMERRSNVVK
- a CDS encoding DUF421 domain-containing protein — translated: MNELLDVTLRSLAVYLFMVFAIRLFGKNQLSQLNAGDVILLLLISNAVQNAMVGQNTSLEGGLVAALVLFVANFILKKFMFKNQYIRHLIQDEPEILIKDGIVDLQKMKQQEISVEELEEAIREHGVEKAEDVKLAILEVDGNISVISMDKNNGHSTNFSRHKRKYPIKPHRI
- the uvrA gene encoding excinuclease ABC subunit UvrA, whose product is MHSEKEYIEIYGAREHNLKNIDVRIPRNELVVITGLSGSGKSSLAFDTIFAEGQRRYIETFSAYARQFLGGLERPDVDKIEGLSPVIAIEQKTTNKNPRSTVGTVTELYDFLRLLFARVSDAYSLSSGRKLVSYTEDQILDAIKENYKGEKIMLLAPVVRSRKGHYHELFVQMAKKGYGQARIDGELQDIEYDLKLDRYKTHDIDIVIDRWIIGESATENRMEKSLRTAMEMGEGIIGIQKLGSTDIEYFSKNLMDDETGHSLAMPEPNTFSFNSPKGSCPNCKGLGTIKKVNADYFVENPKLSINQGALLPLEDIKSNKWILGQIKNILEVFDKDLSTPFKEIPKEALELMYYGAHKDVSKELKHAGITKKIKVNFEGLVPTIEEMIEDKESYDAVLLERHFTTEETCPECKGTRLQPTSLSFKIDGKNIAEVNALSLADLKEWLHQVRPKFSEKNKIIADEILKEIETRLQFLLDVGLDYLSLSRSSRTLSGGESQRIRLATQIGSQLVNVLYILDEPSIGLHQRDNERLINSLKNLRDIGNSVLVVEHDKDMIMEADEILDIGPRAGKFGGEILWQGKPEDLKKAKTITADYISGKRKIEIPEQRRVGNGKSIVLKGASGNNLKNVNLTIPLGKLVVVTGISGSGKSSLINGTLYPVLNRHFYRAVQEPLPYKSIEGLDNIDKIVDVDQTPIGRTPRSNPATYTGMFTDIRNLFAELPESKIRGYKAGRFSFNVKGGRCETCQGGGLKVIEMNFLPDVYVHCETCNGKRFNRETLEVRYKGKSISDVLEMTIDEAVEFFAPIPKIFNKVKTLQDVGLGYITLGQQSTTLSGGEAQRIKLATELSKRQTGNTLYILDEPTTGLHFEDVKILMDAINKLVDLGNSFIIIEHNMDVIKLADYIIDVGPEGGKHGGTIVAEGTPEQIIKSKKSLTGKFLKKEM
- a CDS encoding LptM family lipoprotein, whose product is MKAIFKIFLVVGLGLALTSCGSSGPYYGNQYPDRYPTGSYPGGGVYRTPEGTVYRQGDIYRDANGNVYQNGRVIRRDGVYGRPGILSRGGNVYGNNKQLPPGQAKKIYGGRAKDYAPGQMKKRQGGYYENDRRWRDYDDDYGKNKGRHKNYKKKK